A region from the Lysobacter antibioticus genome encodes:
- a CDS encoding DoxX family protein has protein sequence MANESNRKNEFSWARSHWYLAPIVRWIGLLLLCVPFLKGGLQKALDFQGAVAEMEHFQLWPATGLAIAVIALNLGAVTLLLLGYLRWLGALALGAFTLAATLVALRYWELAPGPMRHIAANSFFEHFGLIGAFILVAWQDQRERTQMQRQPVNQSR, from the coding sequence ATGGCAAACGAATCCAACCGCAAGAACGAGTTCTCTTGGGCAAGAAGTCACTGGTACCTTGCTCCAATTGTGCGCTGGATCGGCTTGTTGCTGCTGTGTGTGCCCTTCCTGAAAGGCGGACTGCAGAAGGCTCTAGACTTTCAGGGGGCCGTGGCGGAAATGGAGCATTTCCAGCTATGGCCGGCCACCGGCCTGGCGATTGCCGTGATCGCGCTGAATCTTGGTGCTGTCACGTTGCTCCTACTAGGTTACTTGCGGTGGCTCGGTGCGCTGGCCCTGGGCGCCTTCACTCTCGCTGCGACTCTCGTGGCTTTGCGCTATTGGGAGTTGGCTCCCGGGCCAATGCGCCACATCGCGGCCAATTCATTCTTCGAGCACTTCGGCCTGATCGGCGCCTTCATTCTGGTTGCTTGGCAAGACCAGCGGGAGCGCACCCAGATGCAGCGACAACCTGTCAATCAATCCAGGTAG
- a CDS encoding ABC transporter substrate-binding protein, whose product MNHSTMPPKREAKSTELAIEAKNLDELYVDAQKEGGELTVYAGGDFQGMYSPLESAWKQRFPKVKLNVVVDYSKFHDVRLDNQLATGTLVPDVVSFQTLHDFPRWKSQGKLLAYKPKGWDKVHDKFKDPDGAWTAIAAFAFSYRIDTAKVREGEITSIQDLADPKWRNKLASSYPSDDDAMLFLYKKYVDKYGWEWLAKLADQNISLGRGSNYGGDQVSLGEKPIAVGAWRLGGRVTPTIDTEQWILPTNDPFMAWGQRAAILAKAKHPAAAKLYLNWLLSKEVQEAGNAFSWPVRVDAQTAPGIKPIWEYDNANIDEFVAFMQDRGEVERWRQTMSLYFGETQGPPSPTFLGLHPGLQRN is encoded by the coding sequence ATGAATCATTCGACGATGCCGCCAAAGCGAGAGGCCAAATCGACAGAGCTCGCGATCGAAGCCAAAAATCTGGATGAGCTGTACGTTGACGCGCAAAAGGAAGGCGGCGAGCTCACGGTCTACGCCGGCGGCGATTTTCAGGGGATGTACTCGCCGCTTGAGTCCGCATGGAAACAGCGCTTCCCCAAGGTCAAGCTCAACGTAGTGGTTGACTACAGCAAATTCCACGACGTCCGTTTGGATAATCAACTCGCCACCGGCACCCTGGTTCCCGACGTCGTTTCGTTCCAGACCCTGCACGACTTTCCTCGTTGGAAGTCTCAAGGAAAGCTCCTCGCCTACAAGCCTAAGGGCTGGGACAAGGTCCACGACAAGTTCAAGGACCCGGACGGCGCTTGGACTGCGATCGCGGCTTTCGCATTCAGCTATCGCATCGATACGGCAAAGGTGCGGGAAGGAGAGATAACATCTATCCAGGACTTAGCCGATCCGAAATGGAGGAATAAGCTTGCATCATCCTATCCGAGCGATGATGACGCAATGCTATTTCTTTACAAGAAGTATGTTGACAAGTACGGCTGGGAATGGCTCGCGAAGCTGGCAGACCAGAACATTTCGCTCGGGCGTGGAAGCAATTACGGCGGCGATCAAGTCTCTCTCGGCGAAAAGCCTATAGCTGTCGGCGCATGGCGTTTAGGGGGGCGAGTAACGCCCACTATCGATACAGAGCAATGGATCTTGCCGACGAACGATCCGTTCATGGCCTGGGGGCAGCGTGCGGCCATCTTGGCAAAGGCCAAGCATCCCGCGGCGGCCAAGCTATATCTGAACTGGTTGCTCAGCAAGGAAGTTCAAGAAGCCGGCAATGCGTTCAGCTGGCCCGTACGTGTGGATGCTCAGACGGCACCCGGCATCAAGCCGATCTGGGAGTACGACAATGCGAACATCGACGAGTTCGTGGCATTCATGCAAGACCGCGGGGAAGTGGAGCGTTGGCGGCAGACGATGTCGCTGTACTTTGGCGAGACCCAGGGCCCGCCAAGCCCAACCTTCCTCGGCTTGCATCCTGGCCTCCAACGTAACTGA
- a CDS encoding integrase core domain-containing protein, whose product MISIAPGKPAHNAYIESFNGKFQDERPNEKQFVSLDHAEAAIGSGAVIATR is encoded by the coding sequence TTGATATCGATCGCGCCAGGAAAGCCCGCGCACAATGCGTACATCGAAAGCTTCAACGGAAAGTTCCAGGACGAGCGCCCGAATGAAAAACAGTTCGTATCGTTGGATCATGCCGAAGCCGCGATTGGGTCTGGCGCCGTGATTGCAACAAGGTAG
- a CDS encoding TetR family transcriptional regulator C-terminal domain-containing protein, with product MRILIRVFWAAFISTYTRRGRPSGCLVVSAAASAAPERIAVQDWLAQHRLQRTQSSAERIRLASDRGELLERIDVQALGDFYATVLHGVSVRARDGVGRALLLEAVSVAVAELPLQAKRRGNESD from the coding sequence GTGCGGATCCTTATCCGAGTCTTTTGGGCAGCCTTCATTTCGACATACACCAGGCGTGGACGCCCATCTGGCTGCCTGGTGGTGTCGGCCGCGGCGAGTGCGGCGCCGGAGCGCATAGCTGTTCAGGACTGGCTGGCGCAGCATCGCCTGCAACGTACTCAATCGAGTGCCGAGCGAATTCGGCTTGCTAGCGACCGAGGCGAATTGCTTGAACGAATCGATGTCCAGGCACTTGGAGATTTCTACGCCACCGTGCTTCATGGAGTATCTGTGCGGGCACGCGACGGCGTCGGGCGTGCTCTATTGTTAGAAGCGGTGAGTGTCGCCGTTGCTGAATTACCACTACAAGCGAAGCGCCGAGGTAATGAAAGCGACTGA
- a CDS encoding UvrD-helicase domain-containing protein, whose product MARKLLLASAGAGKSRRIAEKALEHAAAGRKVLLLTYTINNQGELVKEICRLNSCQPENVVVKGWFNFLLEDMIRPYQQCIVPDRISGVLLNPGNPHLVPGKNYAMKGRSERLDGKFNPLHFVTPGDNRAHTYYLAKLAARVHSETKGRAAHRLAEIYSAIFVDEVQDLVGWDYDIIKALTETNILEIECVGDFRQAVYQTSETNKLPQDSTEKLAQFNNMGFISESLAISWRCLQAICGIADRLHSQEGHYLPTMSNVEDVPLQYAGHQGVFAVPKARLREYIETYRPAILRWNRSTQKELCDGQTAYNFGECKGLGFERVLILPPAKHAKFLSGDMQAFDGSETDDSRNKLYVAITRARYSVAFPYEGGNIIEGAQAWPLENLDS is encoded by the coding sequence TTGGCCCGTAAATTGCTCCTCGCTAGCGCGGGAGCCGGCAAATCACGACGCATAGCCGAGAAGGCGCTGGAGCACGCAGCCGCCGGCAGAAAGGTCCTATTGTTGACTTACACGATCAACAACCAAGGCGAGTTGGTTAAGGAAATCTGCAGACTAAACAGCTGCCAGCCCGAGAACGTGGTAGTGAAGGGATGGTTCAATTTTCTGCTTGAGGACATGATCCGCCCCTATCAGCAATGCATTGTTCCGGATCGGATCTCCGGCGTCCTCCTAAACCCGGGAAACCCTCATCTCGTGCCGGGGAAGAATTACGCTATGAAGGGCCGGAGCGAGAGGCTTGACGGAAAGTTCAACCCCTTGCATTTCGTGACTCCCGGGGACAACAGAGCCCACACCTACTATCTCGCCAAATTGGCCGCGAGAGTCCACTCGGAAACCAAAGGTCGCGCGGCACACAGGCTAGCTGAGATCTATAGTGCGATATTTGTCGACGAAGTGCAGGACCTAGTCGGATGGGACTATGACATCATCAAGGCACTGACCGAAACGAACATATTAGAAATCGAGTGTGTTGGCGATTTCCGACAGGCCGTCTATCAAACCTCGGAAACCAACAAGCTGCCTCAGGACAGCACAGAGAAGCTGGCACAGTTCAACAACATGGGTTTTATCTCAGAGAGCTTGGCAATCAGCTGGCGTTGCCTCCAAGCCATATGCGGAATAGCCGATCGCTTGCATTCACAAGAAGGACACTACTTGCCAACGATGTCCAATGTCGAGGACGTTCCGTTGCAGTATGCCGGACACCAAGGCGTATTCGCTGTCCCTAAAGCGAGGCTTCGCGAATACATCGAAACCTACCGTCCCGCAATCCTTCGGTGGAATCGATCTACTCAGAAGGAACTTTGCGACGGCCAGACGGCCTACAATTTCGGCGAGTGCAAGGGGCTCGGATTCGAGCGCGTCCTGATACTCCCTCCCGCAAAACACGCCAAGTTTCTTTCGGGGGACATGCAGGCCTTCGATGGCTCTGAGACCGATGACTCGCGCAATAAACTCTATGTTGCGATCACGCGGGCGCGCTACAGTGTCGCCTTCCCTTACGAAGGCGGAAACATAATTGAGGGCGCGCAAGCATGGCCCCTGGAAAACCTAGACTCATAA
- a CDS encoding ATP-dependent nuclease: MKRIRKLRVKNFKGFSDKTFEFNDDINVLVGDNGCGKSTVLEAIELCLNYSHRGRPLSPEVMAELFNASCIEKYLVGDKSQASLPELLIEAYIEGDPELKGKINSEGVDTQGVALKMLFNPSLSPYYAQFIGTDNVLTVPFELYTIEWTSFAWKTLAQAVKPITCLFVDPTRLHPSLGRSRYINGIINSSLEKHARPSLNLNYRQLKIEFNDKPDVKAINKQLNADNELSEKTLTVVADIIPSGSWDSNLALAVDDIPFGQIGKGEQSKIQIKIAIQNRAKDAHIVMLEEPENHLSHINLTKLVSYIEKKNPGKQIFLTTHSSYVLNKLSINKLCLLSKNFIRLRDVSNSVEKTLKRLPGYDTLRLVLAQRVILVEGPSDELILKKIYLDRKRRLPEEDGIDIIVVRGIGFRVYLDIAKSLKHPVRVVKDNDHNHQKNIVDWRNENYDGCDYIEIFSPEDNDHHSLEPSIIAANSQNDVSLDKLAEVMLSKKTYKEYTGHPELGSKQKFLRDWYSEGGAGKKVDSAMRIFESNVAINYPDYLIRAVDFGP, translated from the coding sequence ATGAAGCGCATTAGAAAGCTACGGGTAAAGAACTTTAAGGGATTCTCTGATAAGACTTTCGAGTTCAACGACGACATCAACGTCTTGGTGGGCGATAACGGCTGTGGCAAGAGCACGGTACTAGAAGCTATCGAGCTCTGCCTAAACTACTCCCATCGCGGCAGGCCACTTTCCCCTGAAGTCATGGCAGAACTATTCAATGCTTCATGCATCGAAAAGTATCTAGTAGGTGACAAGTCGCAAGCATCACTGCCTGAGCTCTTGATCGAGGCCTACATCGAGGGTGATCCAGAGCTTAAGGGCAAGATCAACAGCGAGGGAGTCGACACCCAAGGTGTCGCGCTGAAGATGTTATTCAACCCATCTCTTTCGCCCTATTACGCGCAGTTCATCGGCACCGACAATGTTCTCACCGTGCCATTTGAGCTGTATACGATCGAATGGACCAGCTTTGCATGGAAAACTTTGGCTCAAGCCGTCAAGCCGATTACCTGTCTCTTTGTGGATCCAACGCGCCTGCACCCTAGCCTCGGCCGGTCCCGCTATATCAACGGCATCATCAACTCATCGCTAGAGAAACATGCACGACCATCGTTGAATCTGAATTATCGACAATTAAAGATCGAGTTCAATGACAAGCCAGACGTCAAAGCCATTAATAAGCAATTGAATGCAGATAATGAGCTATCCGAAAAGACACTTACGGTAGTCGCTGACATCATCCCATCGGGCAGTTGGGACAGCAACCTTGCGCTTGCTGTCGACGACATCCCATTTGGGCAAATAGGAAAGGGCGAGCAAAGCAAAATCCAAATCAAGATCGCAATCCAAAATAGGGCAAAGGATGCCCACATCGTCATGCTGGAAGAGCCTGAGAACCACCTTTCTCACATAAATCTCACCAAACTCGTTTCATACATAGAGAAGAAGAATCCCGGGAAGCAGATATTTCTTACCACGCACAGTTCCTATGTCCTGAACAAGCTAAGCATCAACAAGCTCTGTTTGCTTTCAAAGAACTTTATCCGCCTGAGAGATGTAAGCAATTCCGTGGAGAAAACGCTCAAGCGGCTACCCGGATACGACACGCTACGCTTGGTCTTGGCCCAGAGAGTCATTCTTGTCGAAGGTCCGTCCGATGAACTTATCCTCAAGAAGATCTATCTCGACCGTAAGCGACGGCTACCAGAAGAGGATGGCATAGATATCATCGTGGTACGCGGAATCGGATTCAGGGTCTATCTGGACATCGCCAAGAGCTTGAAACATCCGGTGCGCGTAGTAAAAGACAATGACCACAACCATCAGAAAAACATTGTGGATTGGCGCAATGAAAATTATGACGGGTGCGATTACATCGAAATCTTCTCTCCCGAGGACAACGACCATCATTCACTCGAGCCTTCGATCATCGCGGCCAATAGCCAGAACGATGTATCACTCGACAAGCTCGCCGAGGTGATGCTCTCGAAAAAGACCTATAAAGAATATACCGGGCATCCCGAGTTAGGATCCAAACAGAAATTCCTAAGAGACTGGTACAGCGAGGGTGGCGCGGGAAAAAAGGTTGATTCTGCAATGCGCATCTTCGAATCGAACGTCGCCATCAACTATCCAGATTACCTGATTAGGGCGGTGGACTTTGGCCCGTAA
- the pgaD gene encoding poly-beta-1,6-N-acetyl-D-glucosamine biosynthesis protein PgaD → MNAHLSPAAPKHGDHRTSRKRIDHKHDSRLIQKPGAQDAWPRTLWGVVTGAFWLAYLYLWIPVATLVLWLFGIRRTASELYLREHGVDPFLMLVLPATAAVVVALLLIWAEYNRWRFAASKGDRRGAQPTVGLDEIADHLGASAEVAQALNQGRISVLHMDPNHAVPLSLTAVTPPAISQPFPPVAPMPRFARDMTPQGSWILMIALAISVAIVVGVLAVVSFGYRQIQSVAPKRTIEGTPGQDRPAFLPEDADPALAPVAIGRATAVGIEAAVRDARQLRDAETTRRDTVRPRRNADVLAPNAKPRPLPGHSPKPPYPIDALRRGEGGLVTLRVQVSAEGRPLKVDVSKRSSNRELDRAAVRTVRTWRFAPAVRKGKAIAAVVIVPVEFKPER, encoded by the coding sequence ATGAACGCTCACCTCTCTCCGGCGGCGCCGAAACACGGCGACCATCGCACCTCGCGCAAGCGCATCGACCACAAGCACGATTCGCGCCTGATCCAGAAACCCGGCGCCCAGGACGCCTGGCCGCGCACCTTGTGGGGCGTGGTCACCGGCGCGTTCTGGCTGGCGTATCTGTACCTGTGGATTCCGGTGGCGACCCTGGTGCTGTGGCTGTTCGGCATCCGCCGCACCGCCTCCGAGCTGTATCTGCGCGAACACGGCGTCGACCCGTTCCTGATGCTGGTGCTGCCGGCAACGGCGGCGGTCGTAGTGGCGCTGTTGCTGATCTGGGCCGAGTACAACCGCTGGCGTTTCGCCGCGTCCAAGGGCGATCGCCGCGGTGCGCAGCCGACCGTCGGCCTGGACGAAATCGCCGACCATCTTGGCGCAAGCGCCGAGGTCGCGCAGGCGCTCAACCAAGGCCGCATCAGCGTGCTGCACATGGACCCGAACCACGCGGTGCCGTTGTCGCTGACCGCGGTAACCCCGCCCGCCATCAGCCAACCGTTCCCGCCGGTGGCGCCGATGCCGCGCTTCGCCCGCGACATGACGCCGCAAGGCTCGTGGATATTGATGATCGCGCTGGCGATCTCGGTCGCCATCGTCGTCGGCGTGCTGGCGGTGGTGTCGTTCGGCTATCGCCAGATCCAGAGCGTGGCGCCGAAGCGCACGATCGAGGGCACCCCGGGCCAGGACCGCCCGGCCTTCCTGCCCGAAGACGCCGATCCCGCCCTGGCCCCGGTCGCGATCGGCCGCGCCACCGCAGTCGGCATCGAAGCCGCGGTGCGCGATGCGCGGCAACTGCGCGATGCCGAAACGACGCGCCGCGACACCGTGCGCCCACGACGCAACGCCGACGTCCTGGCGCCCAACGCCAAACCGCGCCCCCTGCCCGGGCACAGCCCGAAACCGCCGTACCCCATCGACGCCCTGCGCCGCGGCGAAGGCGGCCTGGTGACCCTGCGCGTGCAAGTCTCCGCCGAAGGCCGTCCGCTCAAAGTCGACGTCAGCAAACGCAGCAGCAACCGCGAACTCGACCGCGCCGCCGTCCGCACCGTGCGCACCTGGCGCTTCGCCCCCGCGGTGCGCAAGGGCAAGGCCATCGCCGCGGTGGTGATCGTGCCGGTGGAGTTCAAGCCGGAGCGCTGA
- the pgaC gene encoding poly-beta-1,6-N-acetyl-D-glucosamine synthase produces MSQVTNPLLTALFQFAFFYPIVMSFFWISGGLYYYFRRERKGRVRTDPPPLENAPFASILIPCHNEGDHVHETIAAALAQRYPQFEVIAINDGSRDDTGEKLNRLAALHPQLRVVHLDRNLGKANAMRMGALAARSDYLVCIDGDALLDEYAMHWMVWHLCSGTRVGAVTGNPRIRNRSTLLGRLQVGEFSSIIGMIKRAQRVYGRIFTVSGVICAFRRSALHRIGYWSDSMVTEDIDISWRLQMDHWDIRYEPNAMCFILMPETLGGLWKQRLRWAQGGVEVLIRHGRDLLSWRRRRMWAVLGEYVLSLAWAHIMALIIVLWALGLVVDLPEQLRVTTLLPSWHGVILALICLLQFAASIVIDRQYETGVGRNYYWMIWYPMAYWLLSFTTTVAALPKALSKRRGTRATWVSPDRGIR; encoded by the coding sequence ATGAGCCAGGTCACTAATCCGCTGCTCACCGCGCTGTTCCAGTTCGCGTTCTTCTATCCGATCGTGATGTCGTTCTTCTGGATCTCCGGCGGGCTGTACTACTACTTCCGCCGCGAACGGAAGGGGCGCGTGCGCACCGATCCGCCGCCGCTGGAGAACGCTCCGTTCGCGTCGATCCTGATTCCCTGTCACAACGAAGGCGATCACGTCCACGAAACCATCGCCGCGGCCCTGGCCCAACGCTATCCGCAGTTCGAAGTGATCGCGATCAACGACGGCAGCCGCGACGACACCGGCGAAAAGCTCAACCGCCTGGCCGCCCTGCATCCGCAACTGCGCGTGGTGCACCTGGACCGCAACCTGGGCAAGGCCAACGCCATGCGCATGGGCGCGCTGGCGGCGCGTTCGGACTACCTGGTCTGCATCGACGGCGACGCCCTGCTCGACGAATACGCAATGCACTGGATGGTCTGGCACCTGTGTTCGGGCACGCGCGTCGGCGCGGTCACCGGCAACCCGCGCATCCGCAACCGCTCGACCCTGCTCGGCCGCCTGCAGGTCGGCGAGTTCTCCTCGATCATCGGCATGATCAAGCGCGCCCAGCGCGTGTACGGCCGCATCTTCACCGTGTCCGGGGTGATCTGCGCTTTCAGACGTAGCGCCCTGCACCGGATCGGTTACTGGTCCGACAGCATGGTCACCGAGGACATCGACATCAGCTGGCGCCTGCAGATGGACCACTGGGACATCCGCTACGAGCCCAACGCGATGTGCTTCATCCTCATGCCCGAGACCCTCGGAGGCCTGTGGAAACAGCGCCTGCGCTGGGCCCAGGGCGGCGTGGAAGTGTTGATCCGGCATGGCCGCGACCTGCTCTCGTGGCGCCGCCGGCGGATGTGGGCGGTGCTCGGCGAGTACGTGTTGAGCCTGGCCTGGGCGCACATCATGGCCTTGATCATCGTCCTGTGGGCGCTGGGCCTGGTCGTCGACCTGCCCGAGCAATTGCGCGTGACCACCCTGCTGCCGTCGTGGCACGGCGTGATCCTCGCCCTGATCTGCCTGCTGCAGTTCGCCGCCAGCATCGTCATCGACCGCCAGTACGAAACCGGGGTCGGGCGCAACTACTACTGGATGATCTGGTACCCGATGGCGTACTGGTTGCTCAGCTTCACCACCACCGTCGCCGCGCTGCCCAAGGCCTTGTCGAAACGCCGCGGCACGCGCGCCACCTGGGTCAGCCCGGATCGGGGGATTCGATGA
- the pgaB gene encoding poly-beta-1,6-N-acetyl-D-glucosamine N-deacetylase PgaB: MHRALAFAVLAVAALAPLAAGANELLVLSYHDVRDEVARKGDPDAYAVSTQNFAAHLDWLSGHGYHPVALSDVIAASRGGKPLPPKAVLLTFDDGLRSIYTHVFPLLRAYNYPALMAVVTSWVDLPRDQKVDYGPRMFTHDDFVTWDQLREMQASGLIEVASHSHALHRGVTSNPQGNSMPAAITRAWDEKTQRYESEAEYLARIRKDLGDSAAEIKRELGVGPKSVVWPYAAYNSQTNAIADELGMAVTFDLEGRHQKIGADLHGLARQLVFDNPTVNDLAYELRHDEALDGLRALQVDLDYVYDADPAQQARNLDKLIERVKQVGPSHVFLQAFADPDGNGSADALYFPNRHLPMRADLYNRVAWQLKTRAHVKVFAWLPVLGFELPDKALNQRLAIQASNPKETFRLNPFEPQTRRIVADIYEDLAVSGYTEGLLFHDDALLRDDELRGQAPADPAARTRALIEFTHELARAAGKWRPKLITVRNLFAAPVLEPRSEAWFAQNLAAFNQAYDYTAVMAMPWMEKSRDPQAWMDRLLADVKRSPRGLSHTIFELQTVDWRDDRPIPAARLKAMAHRLQAGGARHLAWYPDNFIDDQPSTRDAREIMSARGFPYIER, translated from the coding sequence ATGCATCGGGCGCTCGCATTCGCCGTGCTGGCCGTGGCCGCGCTGGCGCCGCTCGCGGCCGGCGCCAACGAACTGTTGGTGCTGAGCTATCACGACGTGCGCGACGAAGTGGCGCGCAAGGGCGATCCCGATGCCTACGCCGTCAGCACCCAGAATTTCGCCGCGCACCTGGACTGGTTGTCCGGCCACGGCTACCACCCGGTCGCGTTGAGCGACGTCATCGCCGCCTCGCGCGGCGGCAAGCCGCTGCCGCCCAAGGCGGTGCTGCTGACCTTCGACGACGGCCTGCGCAGCATCTACACCCATGTGTTCCCGCTGCTGCGCGCCTATAACTACCCGGCGCTGATGGCGGTGGTCACTTCCTGGGTCGATCTGCCGCGCGATCAGAAAGTCGACTACGGCCCGCGCATGTTCACCCACGACGACTTCGTCACCTGGGACCAACTGCGCGAGATGCAGGCCTCGGGCCTGATCGAAGTCGCCTCGCACAGCCATGCCCTGCACCGCGGCGTGACCTCCAACCCGCAAGGCAACAGCATGCCCGCGGCGATCACCCGCGCCTGGGACGAAAAAACCCAACGCTACGAAAGCGAAGCCGAATACCTGGCCCGCATCCGCAAGGACCTGGGCGACAGCGCCGCCGAGATCAAGCGCGAACTCGGCGTCGGCCCGAAATCGGTGGTCTGGCCGTACGCGGCCTACAACAGCCAGACCAATGCGATCGCCGACGAACTCGGCATGGCGGTCACCTTCGACCTGGAAGGCCGCCATCAGAAGATCGGCGCCGACCTGCACGGCCTGGCGCGGCAGCTGGTGTTCGACAACCCCACCGTCAACGACCTGGCCTACGAGTTGCGCCACGACGAAGCCCTCGACGGCCTGCGTGCGTTGCAAGTCGACCTGGATTACGTCTACGACGCCGACCCGGCGCAGCAGGCGCGCAACCTCGACAAGCTGATCGAACGCGTCAAGCAGGTCGGCCCGAGCCACGTATTCCTGCAGGCCTTCGCCGACCCCGACGGCAACGGCTCGGCCGACGCGCTGTACTTCCCGAACCGGCATCTGCCGATGCGCGCCGACCTCTACAACCGCGTCGCCTGGCAGCTCAAGACCCGCGCCCACGTCAAAGTGTTCGCGTGGCTGCCGGTGCTCGGCTTCGAGCTGCCGGACAAAGCGCTGAACCAGCGCCTGGCGATCCAGGCCAGCAACCCGAAAGAAACCTTCCGCCTCAATCCGTTCGAGCCGCAGACCCGGCGCATCGTCGCCGACATCTACGAAGACCTCGCCGTGAGCGGCTACACCGAAGGCCTGCTGTTCCACGACGATGCGCTGCTGCGCGACGACGAGTTGCGCGGCCAGGCGCCGGCCGACCCGGCCGCGCGCACCCGGGCGCTGATCGAATTCACCCACGAACTGGCACGCGCCGCCGGCAAATGGCGGCCCAAGCTGATCACCGTGCGCAACCTGTTCGCCGCGCCGGTGCTGGAACCGCGCAGCGAAGCCTGGTTCGCGCAGAACCTGGCCGCTTTCAACCAGGCCTACGACTACACCGCGGTGATGGCGATGCCCTGGATGGAAAAGAGCCGCGACCCGCAGGCGTGGATGGACCGGCTGCTGGCCGACGTCAAACGCTCGCCGCGCGGCCTGTCGCACACGATCTTCGAACTGCAAACCGTCGACTGGCGCGACGACCGGCCGATCCCGGCCGCGCGCCTGAAGGCGATGGCCCACCGTTTGCAGGCCGGCGGCGCACGCCACCTGGCCTGGTACCCCGACAACTTCATCGACGACCAACCCTCGACCCGGGACGCGCGCGAAATCATGTCCGCGCGCGGCTTCCCGTACATCGAGCGCTGA